The DNA window AAACGTTTGTCTACTAAAACTACAGTCGCTAACATCCAAAGAAAGACATCTCAACTGTAGACTTGTATTTCATGTTAATCAGTGAAAAGATGAATGATATCAGCTGTGATGTGGGCGATATCTAATCAATGAGATTATTAATAGAAGAAAACATAatactttttctttaattaagcctataaataagagaaaaacacacaaaaataaaaaagaaaaggctgTACACAAGAAGCAAATATGAGTATAAATGTACTGGATGGATAGCCTATACACTATTACAAACCACGCAGGCTCTAAGTACATTCATTGTTATTTGGATCTAGGAAAATAGGTTCTACTCTACAAGAGGTTTCTTTATGTCAGAAATAGTTTCTCTACAAGAGACGgatgagaggcagagaggagagacattACTGTACAGAGGGTTTGGAATAAGTCGATGTATAGGTTTTTGCTTCATAtgaaatctgttttgtttttgtttttaaatcccAAGAGCATTCAAAAGCCAGCAATCctgctgaaaatgtaaaaaacaggCTGATTGTTACACTTGGAGCAATTTTATCTCAGCCTCTTTCAAccctaaatttaaaaaaaaaaaaaaaaaaaaaaaaacatatctacaaaaagaagaaaacctggtatcatgaaaataaaataaacggATCAATTAACTTAGCTTATGATATGCCATTTAGTTTACAAACCAGCCATTTCTAGAACTTGCTTCGTCCTAGTTTTGGCCACTccaaaagacacagaaaaacagccaAACTGAGGTGAATGTGTGCATTTAATTTAAGAATCGGAGAAAAGTATCTTATTATTTCATGATGGTTCCTGCCACATGTGTTTTGAATGCCTAACTAAGCACCTCAGGCACCACTAAACTATTAAAGTAGTGCCACATTTATCCAGGCTGGTGTACTTATTTTCAGTATTGGTTTCATACACATTCTTGATTTAGCGCATTATTGTCAGGCAGAtttatgtaagaaaaaaaaaaaaaaaaaaaacgtctctTCTGTATATTGATATGTATAGTCTGTGGTTATTTTAGCATGATTTCTATGCACACTGCAGTCTCTAACAGGGACTGTGACCATGTAAAACCTTCCTACACACTTCGTCCTCACACAGCACTTTGGCATCACATCTCAAGCAACGCAATCACACAAACCTCATCATCCGCAGCCAATCAGTTCATTTTaacagctgtcagtttgttttgcaTAAAAGCACCTTTCTCTCTCACCACTGAAACAAAGGCAACCCACCCGCGCAACTACAAGTTTCACTCACTTTTtaacgtttaaaaaaaaaaaaaaaaaaggcatcgGGATATTTCTGAAAAATGCTGGATGTTGGTTGGCTTGGTGGAAAATCCCTCCTGATCAGCAGGCGTGGCTATACAGAGCACATAGAGGCTCTCAGACCTGTTGGCTGCACACGCAAGATTTATTTTTGACAAGCCACCGAAGCCAACTGCTCctttctaaataaaaacaaaagaggcTGCCTTGTCTGTCACCTGATAAATACTCTTAATGCTGCAACAGCTACAAAGTCCATTCTTGTTTAGTGCAAAAACAacattgtaaaatgttttgagttttgtttCCAGGAAAAGCAATGCCATTCTGATCTGGTATTCTAAGGTGCTGGTATAGGTAACGTAAAACATAAAGAAGCAGTAACAAGAAGTACAAACCCATCTGCTAAAAGGAGACTTTGATGTTTTGAATTTTAGTAAGTTATTATTCAAGAGACTTACTACATCATGTGGAAACTGAGTGtcaaaaacagaaactttttGCCCACAAAAAGACCAGCTTGCCCCTAACCATCTCCAACTAAAATACCACATACCAAGGCATCCCTTTGAGAGACAATCCCAAGACTGAACATTCGATTAAATGACGAATACGGATCTTTGTGGCGTTACAAaaacacctgcagtcacacagaCAGTCACGTTTCCGAGCACAGAACCGACGACGAACCTCACCTTTCGGTCTACATCAACACATCCGACTCATTTGCTCCGATCCAGCCACACTTGAACTTGAATGAAAGACTTAAATGCACGATTACATACGGAAACAATAACTGATTAGAGGTCTTGCTGTGTTACAAACATCTAGTCACATGAATTTCAATATCAGCTTGATATTTTTCCAGGCTGACGGGGTTGTTCTCTTTGTATCGTTTACGCTTGTGAGCAACTTTGATTAACATTCGACCTAACAGCACCGCTGGAGTACTTTTACAATTTATCCAAGCCAAGGATATGCAATAATCATACCTGATGTGggcttttcatttgttgttatACTTGTCAGGTGGAAAATCAAGgtgtcaaaaaaaaataaaaggttgTTTCATTGGTGCATagaataaaaaggaaagaaagaagggaaagctgtgtgtgaataaaaacacacttcaaGAATTTGGTCGTACAGCTCAACACTCAAAACCcctaagagaaaaaaaaaacaaaaaaaaacacattcactctTGACATCAGTTTGagtaaaactatgaaaaatCACACAACTATATATAAACTGAGAAAAGCGTGTTCACCATCATCATGCATACTAAGCGTTTAAAACCTCTGCCGTCAATGCAAGACTCCAAACAATGCCAATTAGACAGATAGCAGGGGTAATTATACAGAAATGGCCAGCAGTGTGATGTTACCATAACACTTAAACAGGTAACAAGAGGTAGAACACACGGCCATTTCCATACAATTACACCAGTGTCACACAATATGGCTGAGCCTCCCGTTTCGATCGAGGCACACACATCTATAGAAATCGTCGTTCTGCTATCAAAAGTGCATCCAAATTTACATGTTGTGAGACCAGCACCGATAAGAACAATattgacatcataacagtaaaTATCAAGTACGTGATTTTCAAAATGCCCCACAAACACAGTCAGTCGGATTTTATAGTTGCTTTACAGGTAATGAGTTAAAAAGGGTAACACAGACAGGTCgtcagagggagagaaagatcCTCAAAATGAtgaagcatcttttttttttttttttgtttgttttttttttttgtttagcaTACAAGTTAAAAAGCCTTGCGGACCAGTCCAGTGAGGATTTAAGGTGGTTTACAGTGAAAACTTCTAGCACCTAGAATCAAGATGTCCTTTTGTGCTTCCATGTCTTTTGAATATTAATCATGTAAAAGTTTGTAATCTTGTTTGGCTAAGAAAGATTTGTGTGTTACAAAGGATACGCCCGACTTTCGGGCTATAAAATCTACAATGTTACAAATGACCACGTATATACTTCATCCCTTAGAAAGGTATGAAGATGCTGAAAAGCACTAAGAAAACGCTATTAAATGCGACATgctaaaaaacaacattaacaaaaaaaagaaaaaaaaaaaagccctgatTATCTACCTCTATAAATGACCCAAATTCATGTGAGACCCCCCACTACTAAATCTCTTGGTTAAAAATGATGCATAGTTAGAAAATATAGACTACTCGCCTCCAAATCAAGACTAAGTGAACATTCGCCAGCTTAACTTAGTAGTAAAATTTAGGTGGGATGTTAGGAAATGTCTAGAATTATTAGTAAGACTTTAACAGTCTTAAAAGGCAAGAGAataattgcatttaaaatatgtatacaAATAGACAGTGTTAATTTAGACTACATGTGGGccagtcatttaaaaaacatctctATATTTTCAGCAACCTCCGCTGAAAGCTTATTCAAAATATACCTTATTACCAACATTACTATATAGTATAAAGACTCACAAAAAGTCATTTGCATAAAACCCCAAGCTTTTGTGCGACAAATATTCTGGATTCCTGGAGCAAACACTATAAtcaaaaaggtttttgttttttgttggtttttctttttttagggAATTTCGATCAGTTTAACTCTAAAATGTTGCAGCTTTCACTCCACTGTACCGAATGCCTGGATATCGAAACGCCACACAAATATCCCGCTCTGACAAAGACACTGCAGAAACACTATTCTGCTGCTATATACATTAAAAATAGAAGTTGGGTTAATGCGtataaaggaagaaaaacaattgTCACAAATGCCTAAATGTCTAAAACATGAGTCAGCTACATGCATATTCATTacaaaaatgattgaaattaAAATAGACTATAAAAACAGaagggaacaaaaaaaaaaatgtcattgtgttCCCCTGTGTTGATTTCTACATCATGTGTCTTATATCAACACGGCTCAGAGTACATTAGAAAGGTATCCTTGTTGGGAACCAGTCCCAATACACTATTTACCGGCACGGGAATTAGGTTACTGGTGCATCTTTATCAGTTCAGACTAATACGTGaaacagggaagaaaaaaaatcgcTGTTCTTTCAGTCTCTAAAAGCCATCTAGAATAAACTAAGTGTTGGTTCAAGGGTTGATAACAAATCTGATGCAAAGATTTCTTTAGTAAGTTGTCCCAGATTTGGCATAAAATGGTCGTCAGTGTCAATCAAGGACAAATACTGAAAACCCAGCACATGTGGGTCAAATAATTCATAGTTTTACATAGAAATGACAACAGAAAGGTGGTCTCaaatggcactttttttttttttttttttttttttttaaatcacatagTGCCCTATGTGAAAATCTCACACAACCCTAAATGTGTTAAGTACTTATGTCCTGATTGAAGTACCCATTCTGGTCAGTGCACTTTGCTTTGATTGGCTGATAAATAATGTTTGTCAGAGGAGCAAATTATTAGGCAAATGAACAGTGAACGTGCCCCCACCATCTTTTGATGCCGCCTTCGCCCTTAAAGCACCgagacagaataaaaacaggagAAGGAGGGTGAACGGCTTCTTCTAAATTATAAAAATCACCCCGCTGTATAATGATACTGCCCACTAGTTTACAAATGCTAGATTTTGTGTATCGGTGTACACACGTTTCTGTTTCCTTTCATACTTTGCAACATGTTTCCctacaacaaatacaaatacacactaatgcacaacatgaaaataaaacctctTCCAGCTCAAACCAATAGAAAGAGGAATTCTTTTTGCATCTTACAGTCTAATAGCTGGCTTGGTTTGGGTGGGTCAGGGGCTTTCACATGTGGGCTGAAGTACAATTGTAGACATACTTGGTAACTGACAGGTGTGTTAGGTAGGGAGATCACGATGTGAAAACACTGTGATGCTATCTACAGCTGACAGTAAGACAGCGAGGGGTAGTGTGTTCCATCAATGAGGTCTCACCCACGCCAACCTGGGGTTGTGTGCTCTCAGGCAAAGTACATGGTGCGCAGGGTGTCCTGGTGGATCTGAACGGCCTTAGCCAAGGCCTGGTGGTCACGACCGTTGCTCTGGCCTGATGTATGACTGCCTTCAGCactgaaacagcatttttttaagaattacAATAGTGTAAACGCTGTCTTGATTCATTATAATATCTATAGAGATAGCAATTCAAAAAGCTGGCAAATGTCTGTGACGTAGTAAATGGTTCTGAGTCCTTACCTGTCGTGCTCTTTGTCCACCAAGTGATAGCGAGCACGGAAAGCCACCAAATGCGCGTAGTAGGCTGGTGCTGGGATGGAAACTGACCGGGTGCAGCGCACATAGGTGTGGCAGAGCTGGTATGTGAGGACCTGCAGTTCATCTGAAGAGAAGTGGTTGTCGTCCCAGAGCACATGGTAGTGAGACGGCCTGCTGGTACCCTGCAAAGAATGAAAACTGGTGAAGGTGTTGCTTCTGTGATCACAGggtgaaacattaaaaatctgGTGGTTTTCATATAGATCACTTGCAATTAAGCTCCTAGAACTAAAAAACTACAGATATAGCAGATAATGTACTGCCAAAATCCACTTAATTTGCAACTTAAAtaacaatgtcttttttttttacagaatccACAGGCACATAGGTTGCTTTCGGTCCTTACTTCAATTGAAGCTCATCCTAATTCAGTTCTTACCTGTATACCAGCGTGACTGCAAAGGTAGAAGTCAAATTCTGATGGGTGAGTGATTTTGGTGTCGACTGTGGTGCCTGCAGGAATGTTTCCACTCTTCCCCACctgcagaaatgccaaaaaaaatgttgtggtGCAAACATTATTATACAATGTTTAAGCTTCAAGGTCTAGACTGCAAACTTAATTTTGTGGGAGGCAAAACAGCCACGAAGAAATTTGATCTTGGGACAACTTTCTTGACTGAGAAGGAATTTTTTCCAAGAATGGGGAATTTCATTGGCAACTACGGGTTTAAATGGCAAAGTCATAACTAGTGTCAATAACCTTATATTCTTTACAATTAAATACCAAATCAAGTTACATCACTGTGGTCTCCCTCTTGAGCTCTCTCTTATTTTGGCAAAATTACCAACCAGTGATAATACTGACCCTCTCGTTCCTGTCCATACAGAACAGTCTTGTGTGGTGTCTCTTCTGCACGACCACAAAGGTGATACCGGGCTGGTAGTCCTTTTCTAGTTTGATGCAGGCCTCGCGGATCGCCAGCAGCTCATGCTGAAGAACCTGCAAGTATAACAACACAGGAATTAGCAAAAACCACTGGCAGATCGACAAGTTTTTCTTGTGGACCTGTCTAAATAAATGTGTctacatatttttaatatttagtaGACTGTTCTTCATCATGCCTGATATATCACCTGGTTGAACTGGCCCTCAGAGATACCGTCGCGGTAGTAGATGATTCGGGTGGGTTTGAAGCGGGTAGACTTGTAGAACTGGATGAGCAGCTCCCTCACCATGGTGGCCAGGTCCTGGATGATGTCCTGGCGATGCTGCTGTACCCGGACTGTGGCACAGTATCGGCTGGGATGGGCATCCATACTGCCAACGACCTGAAGAGGAAAAGCAAATATCATTTAGTACCAACTAGAGGGAATGAATGAAATTTACATATAATACAATGTTATAAATTTAAGggtaaacaaaacataaaagtaaatTGGTAGTGTAAAAGTGGTTTATTGGAGTGTTTTGTGCTGCTACAGGAGTTGATGATAGCAGCTCAGGCATGACCATACTTTTAGTGTGTGGGAAgttaaacaagacaaacaagaccaggtcaaaacctagtatacTCAAACCGTACTATACtcatagtcagtggtagtgtctataatgtgattTCCTGGGGGCTAATGTCAGTAAATTCgagtaaaatacaataaaatacgGAGCTCATCGGCTAGACGTTTCTCTGTTCCCTGTCAAAcagcggctgagattgacactaaaatgagaattgctggtccaccttaacCCCCTTCGATAggtgagtattttctttgtcttgaggagctgcagcatttattaactgacaaacagcctgtactgtacatttactgccagattgacaacttactgctaaatttttttcttctgctccGCTCGCGTTCACGTcatgtttctgctgctcgcCCTCTGCGCTCGCGCAACTACAcacgcacatttacacacacatacccgcacacgcactgccttattccctaacggagctacgctactcttgtacctttcacgtagatgtcctttgaagaacgaagagagggaggatgacttaagaaaatccacaataacgtagggtgttattgtgctcacacagtgtgcgagtgaaaatcattagtagctcATCCATATTAATGAAGTGCTGTAAACACCCTCCGATGACATACTAGAAAACTGTTTGCaccgattcattttgaaagagcaacagccaatgaggaaactccaacacATGGCCAGCCAACCAATGGTAAACCTCATCCCTCACAGACAACCACATAGCCCCACTcttgcagtccagccaaaaagttCTGTAGAGCTGAGTGATAATTTTCCATAATTTTGGCCCATTGAAAGAtccttttacattacacatactTATGTATGAAGGGAAGTGACTTATGCTGCAttgtactgtgttttgtttgatgtttcttACAGCAGCGATAGAAGGCTTCTTTCCATCTCCTGCAGGCGGATGAGTCACATCTGCACCAAGGAAGATCACAGGCTGCTGGAACACCAACGGCCTGGAACAAGAACACAGAGCACAGGTGaaatttaacacaaaaacattcttACAAAACTTGAAAAGAGTTTACAAAATGTGATAAGGGTTACTTCAGATTTCAGTAAGGGGTGTAGTGATATCTCCACTGACCTGCCCTGCGGGAGTAAGATATTGTTGACGCCGCCCAGCTTGACGTTAATCTTCAGACAGAGGTTGGAGAGGGTCTGAGGTGTCGTCTTTTGAACATTCTTCACCTGCACACACTGTGTGGCCATGCCAAGGACTGTGTCTCCAACACGTTTCACCTCAGCTACAACACACATAGACGGATACATCAATAAATTAAAGATGATCACGCAATActaatgttttgtatttagaGTTCTTGGAGGCATTGTTAGGTCCACCTCACTGGCAACCTGAAAGTATAATACAAATGTTCTCTATTGGGGTAAATCCTTTAATTTTGTTGTTACGTGCGGAATGTTTTAAGTGAGTTGGGAAGTACATGGGAAGAATCATAGAGAGAATGTAGCTTTATTTACTCCTTATGTCCTTGTAGTTCATTCCTAAAGCAGAAATAGAAGCAGTAAAACTTGCTCAGCAGGCACTGAAGCAGCAGGCATGTTCAGATACACCAGACCAACTGCCAGAGCTTGAAGTAGGAGTGAACACTCTGTAATCACACAAATCTTCACTGATTTAGAGACAAGATTCATTTATGAAGTGTTTGTTTTAAGCAAAGCTTTGCCACAGCAAGTTCAAGTAAGGAGAGTTTAAAGTAGAGTTTCTGATGTCATTTAGCTTGACACTTCTGTTTTAAACAACTAGTAGTCCAACCCTAATTACATGCTGTCATGACATTATTATTTGgtcaaatgttatttatatttggCTTTAAGAAGCAAAGCTGCTTTCAGGGGGAGAAAGTTTATCTTATCTccagaaataaatgaatacatgtgATAAATTGTGATTTCACACtaaaacaaaatgatcattATTAGCAGCCCTGAGTGATGGAAAACTTTAACTTGTGGAAAAAGCTCTGTTCAGAGTTTGACAGTTGTTGGGTATGAGCTAATATTTAGAGTATGAGTAATCCTCAGTTAGGATTTCACttaactttaaaatataaatgtccaGGAAGATCTCTCAAATCTCTGCTGCAAGAAAATACATGTTCCTCTATAATGACACAAACAGAATGTATGAGTGCATCGCTCACCGTAAACAGGCGTCTTCCCCGGTAGGATGACTACGACCAGCTGGAGGCCCTGGTATGTGTACTTGAGGTGCCTAAACATGGGCTCCACGCTGTCCGCACCCTGGGCGTACTTACAGAAGCAAGGCTGACCCTGGATGGGCATCCCTGCGTCCCTGGAGATCTTCCTAAGCTGATCTGTGAATGCTCTGAGACAGACgaggaacttttttttataatttacagTTTAGTGTGCATCACTTCAGATTACTTGAGATGATAGGTTAACAGCCAACCATAAAAGCAAAATCAAGAACATGTCAAGTAGAAAAATGCTTCAAATATGTACTTGGTAGATACTTAACTGTCCAATATTGTTGCCAAGTTACCTTGTGTACCTTAATTAAATTTAACggcatgaaacatttttttaactgaagaatgtgcagaaaatattaatattaattatgtTTATTCTGAGCCACAATTATATCTGAAAAGAAAACCATGACACTCAGATAAAATGGGACCTTTAAGTCTTGATATGGATATAACACTTGAAACATACCATATAAGTACACAAATGCAAACGGAAAAAACCTTGCTAAGGCATCGCAAATGCATGGCACAGCTGTACATTCTCAACATGTGCTCATAGAGCTAAAATACTTCAGTCCTCAGGGGGGCAATACCACAAGAGACTCGATAAACTGGGCCGACATGACAGTCATGACAGAATGAAAGAAGCACAAATCAAATAAGACAGCATCTGCTGTTGTTGCAACATTTGAAACTTTGGCTCACACTCGCGTGAAGTTGTGAATTACTGGtgacacattttcaaatttaacTATGCACAAAATAGCTCAATGTGTCATTCTGTGTGGTATGTTTCAGGGCCCGCGCTACACTCACAAATTTTCACTCCCAGCCATTCAATTATGGTTCTGACTGCTGTCAAACCCGacaagtttcaagtttcaacaATGGCATACATTCATATTAGCATGAAACACATATGCAATACGCTTGAGCACATGCTCTCTATGTATCTCACTTACTTGAGCAGGAGTTCAGTGCACTGTCTCTGTGGTGCAAAGCATGCAATGGCCCACACTTTGATCTCAATGCCAGTGTGGAACTGCTTGTTCCTCATGTCCCATACCCCCTGGATGGGTGTAGCTATTGCTTTGTTCTGCAAATTATAATGAAAGCAGCCTTATTAGCACTAACAACGTTATACCAATAATTCTTTAAAAGCAAtggctctaaaaaaaaaaagtttgtgctGCAGCAACATGCGGGTACATTAATTCCACTTCGCCAAACAAAACTGGCGATCAACATACCCTGCCCCCATACAGGATGGAAGGTGCTTGTAGGACGCGGCCGTTCACTTCTGTCATCTCGTCCCTCACCATCACTCCGAATTCACGAACGTAAGGGTCAGTGTTGAAGTTGGCACTTCTCATCTGAAATGATGTTATAGTTATATATTTGTGAATATCTATGATACGACTGAGTTAAGATTTCTTAAAGGGCTGTTAGAAAGATACACAAGGCAAATATAGCAGTTGTACACATTTCTGCATTGCATATTTATGAAACCTACTAAAGCcgattattaaaaaaaacatcagtaaatatGATCTTTATTCACAACGATCCTTTACTTCTGAGAGAAGTAGGTGTTGATGTCTAGATACTATATGTATAAATTATTAATGACTGAACATTGTAACTGGCTGAAAGTACTGATACACTTCCCGAACCCCTCCCCGGCAGCCAATCAACAAACACAACTGGGCCTGTCCTCGGTTGTCAAGCTGAAAAACTTGGTCACAACCTTTGTCTTATCTCACCCAAACAGTCCACTGAAACCTGTTCCTGAAAATATGGCAA is part of the Thunnus albacares chromosome 19, fThuAlb1.1, whole genome shotgun sequence genome and encodes:
- the ago2 gene encoding protein argonaute-2 isoform X1, which gives rise to MYSSAGATEMLEGPRPSGSVSSDPSDSEPPSSPVPEYVFKPPSRPDFGTMGRTIKLQANFFEMEIPKLEVYHYDIDIKPEKCPRRVNREIVEHMVQHFKTQIFGDRKPVYDGRKNLYTAMPLPIGRDKVELEVTIPGEGKDRSFKVSIKWVSCVSLQALHEALSGRLPSVPFETIQALDVVMRHLPSMRYTPVGRSFFTPSEGCSNPLGGGREVWFGFHQSVRPSLWKMMLNIDVSATAFYKAQPVIEFMCEVLDFKSIEEQQKALTDSQRVKFTKEIKGLKVEITHCGQMKRKYRVCNVTRRPASHQTFPLQQENGQTIECTVAQYFKDKYKLILRYPHLPCLQVGQEQKHTYLPLEVCNIVAGQRCIKKLTDNQTSTMIRATARSAPDRQDEISKLMRSANFNTDPYVREFGVMVRDEMTEVNGRVLQAPSILYGGRNKAIATPIQGVWDMRNKQFHTGIEIKVWAIACFAPQRQCTELLLKAFTDQLRKISRDAGMPIQGQPCFCKYAQGADSVEPMFRHLKYTYQGLQLVVVILPGKTPVYAEVKRVGDTVLGMATQCVQVKNVQKTTPQTLSNLCLKINVKLGGVNNILLPQGRPLVFQQPVIFLGADVTHPPAGDGKKPSIAAVVGSMDAHPSRYCATVRVQQHRQDIIQDLATMVRELLIQFYKSTRFKPTRIIYYRDGISEGQFNQVLQHELLAIREACIKLEKDYQPGITFVVVQKRHHTRLFCMDRNERVGKSGNIPAGTTVDTKITHPSEFDFYLCSHAGIQGTSRPSHYHVLWDDNHFSSDELQVLTYQLCHTYVRCTRSVSIPAPAYYAHLVAFRARYHLVDKEHDSAEGSHTSGQSNGRDHQALAKAVQIHQDTLRTMYFA
- the ago2 gene encoding protein argonaute-2 isoform X2 is translated as MYSSAGATEMLEGPRPSGSVSSEPPSSPVPEYVFKPPSRPDFGTMGRTIKLQANFFEMEIPKLEVYHYDIDIKPEKCPRRVNREIVEHMVQHFKTQIFGDRKPVYDGRKNLYTAMPLPIGRDKVELEVTIPGEGKDRSFKVSIKWVSCVSLQALHEALSGRLPSVPFETIQALDVVMRHLPSMRYTPVGRSFFTPSEGCSNPLGGGREVWFGFHQSVRPSLWKMMLNIDVSATAFYKAQPVIEFMCEVLDFKSIEEQQKALTDSQRVKFTKEIKGLKVEITHCGQMKRKYRVCNVTRRPASHQTFPLQQENGQTIECTVAQYFKDKYKLILRYPHLPCLQVGQEQKHTYLPLEVCNIVAGQRCIKKLTDNQTSTMIRATARSAPDRQDEISKLMRSANFNTDPYVREFGVMVRDEMTEVNGRVLQAPSILYGGRNKAIATPIQGVWDMRNKQFHTGIEIKVWAIACFAPQRQCTELLLKAFTDQLRKISRDAGMPIQGQPCFCKYAQGADSVEPMFRHLKYTYQGLQLVVVILPGKTPVYAEVKRVGDTVLGMATQCVQVKNVQKTTPQTLSNLCLKINVKLGGVNNILLPQGRPLVFQQPVIFLGADVTHPPAGDGKKPSIAAVVGSMDAHPSRYCATVRVQQHRQDIIQDLATMVRELLIQFYKSTRFKPTRIIYYRDGISEGQFNQVLQHELLAIREACIKLEKDYQPGITFVVVQKRHHTRLFCMDRNERVGKSGNIPAGTTVDTKITHPSEFDFYLCSHAGIQGTSRPSHYHVLWDDNHFSSDELQVLTYQLCHTYVRCTRSVSIPAPAYYAHLVAFRARYHLVDKEHDSAEGSHTSGQSNGRDHQALAKAVQIHQDTLRTMYFA